One genomic segment of Pongo pygmaeus isolate AG05252 chromosome 19, NHGRI_mPonPyg2-v2.0_pri, whole genome shotgun sequence includes these proteins:
- the PCYT2 gene encoding ethanolamine-phosphate cytidylyltransferase isoform X3, with product MVHYGHSNQLRQARAMGDYLIVGVHTDEEIAKHKGPPVFTQEERYKMVQAIKWVDEVVPAAPYVTTLETLDKYNCDFCVHGNDITLTVDGRDTYEEVKQAGRYRECKRTQGVSTTDLVGRMLLVTKAHHSSQEMSSEYREYADSFGKPPHPIPAGDILSSEGCSQCPGGRNPWTGVSQFLQTSQKIIQFASGKEPQPGETVIYVAGAFDLFHIGHVDFLEKVHRLAERPYIIAGLHFDQEVNHYKGKNYPIMNLHERTLSVLACRYVSEVVIGAPYAVTAELLSHFKVDLVCHGKTEIIPDRDGSDPYQEPKRRGIFRQIDSGSNLTTDLIVQRIITNRLEYEARNQKKEAKELAFLEAARRQAAQPLGERDGDF from the exons ATGGTACATTACGGCCACTCCAACCAGCTGCGCCAGGCACGGGCCATGGGCGACTACCTCATCGTAGGCGTGCACACTGATG AGGAGATCGCCAAGCACAAGGGGCCCCCGGTGTTCACTCAGGAGGAGAGATACAAGATGGTGCAGGCCATCAAATGGGTGGACGAGGTGGTGCCAGCGGCTCCCTACGTCACTACGCTAGAGACCCTGGACAAATACAACTGTGACTTCTGTGTTCATGGCA ATGACATCACCCTGACTGTAGATGGCCGGGACACCTATGAGGAAGTGAAGCAGGCTGGGAGGTACAG AGAATGCAAGCGCACGCAAGGGGTGTCCACCACAGACCTCGTGGGCCGCATGCTGCTGGTAACCAAAGCCCATCACAGCAGCCAG GAGATGTCCTCTGAGTACCGGGAGTATGCAGACAGTTTTGGCAAG CCCCCTCACCCGATACCCGCCGGGGACATACTTTCCTCAGAAGGCTGCTCCCAG TGCCCTGGTGGGCGGAACCCGTGGACCGGGGTATCCCAGTTCCTGCAGACATCTCAGAAGATCATCCAGTTTGCTTCTGGGAAGGAGCCCCAGCCAGGGGAGACAGTCATCTATGTGGCTGGTGCCTTCGACCTGTTCC ACATCGGGCACGTGGACTTCCTGGAGAAGGTGCATAGGCTGGCGGAGAGGCCCTACATCATCGCGGGCTTACACTTTGACCAG GAGGTCAATCACTACAAGGGGAAGAACTACCCCATCATGAATCTGCATGAGCGGACCCTGAGCGTGCTGGCCTGCCGG TACGTGTCAGAAGTGGTGATTGGGGCCCCGTACGCGGTCACAGCAGAGCTCCTGAGTCACTTCAAG GTGGACCTGGTGTGTCACGGCAAGACAGAAATCATCCCTGACAGGGATGGCTCCGACCCATACCAG GAGCCCAAGAGAAGGGGCATCTTCCGTCAGATTGACAGTGGCAGCAACCTCACCACAGACCTCATCGTCCAGCGGATCATCACCAACAG GTTGGAGTATGAGGCGCGAAACCAGAAGAAGGAAGCCAAGGAGCTGGCCTTCCTGGAGGCCGCCAGGCGGCAGGCGGCACAACCCCTGGGGGAGCGCGATGGCGACTTCTGA
- the PCYT2 gene encoding ethanolamine-phosphate cytidylyltransferase isoform X5 → MAEEIAKHKGPPVFTQEERYKMVQAIKWVDEVVPAAPYVTTLETLDKYNCDFCVHGNDITLTVDGRDTYEEVKQAGRYRECKRTQGVSTTDLVGRMLLVTKAHHSSQEMSSEYREYADSFGKCPGGRNPWTGVSQFLQTSQKIIQFASGKEPQPGETVIYVAGAFDLFHIGHVDFLEKVHRLAERPYIIAGLHFDQEVNHYKGKNYPIMNLHERTLSVLACRYVSEVVIGAPYAVTAELLSHFKVDLVCHGKTEIIPDRDGSDPYQEPKRRGIFRQIDSGSNLTTDLIVQRIITNRLEYEARNQKKEAKELAFLEAARRQAAQPLGERDGDF, encoded by the exons ATGGCTG AGGAGATCGCCAAGCACAAGGGGCCCCCGGTGTTCACTCAGGAGGAGAGATACAAGATGGTGCAGGCCATCAAATGGGTGGACGAGGTGGTGCCAGCGGCTCCCTACGTCACTACGCTAGAGACCCTGGACAAATACAACTGTGACTTCTGTGTTCATGGCA ATGACATCACCCTGACTGTAGATGGCCGGGACACCTATGAGGAAGTGAAGCAGGCTGGGAGGTACAG AGAATGCAAGCGCACGCAAGGGGTGTCCACCACAGACCTCGTGGGCCGCATGCTGCTGGTAACCAAAGCCCATCACAGCAGCCAG GAGATGTCCTCTGAGTACCGGGAGTATGCAGACAGTTTTGGCAAG TGCCCTGGTGGGCGGAACCCGTGGACCGGGGTATCCCAGTTCCTGCAGACATCTCAGAAGATCATCCAGTTTGCTTCTGGGAAGGAGCCCCAGCCAGGGGAGACAGTCATCTATGTGGCTGGTGCCTTCGACCTGTTCC ACATCGGGCACGTGGACTTCCTGGAGAAGGTGCATAGGCTGGCGGAGAGGCCCTACATCATCGCGGGCTTACACTTTGACCAG GAGGTCAATCACTACAAGGGGAAGAACTACCCCATCATGAATCTGCATGAGCGGACCCTGAGCGTGCTGGCCTGCCGG TACGTGTCAGAAGTGGTGATTGGGGCCCCGTACGCGGTCACAGCAGAGCTCCTGAGTCACTTCAAG GTGGACCTGGTGTGTCACGGCAAGACAGAAATCATCCCTGACAGGGATGGCTCCGACCCATACCAG GAGCCCAAGAGAAGGGGCATCTTCCGTCAGATTGACAGTGGCAGCAACCTCACCACAGACCTCATCGTCCAGCGGATCATCACCAACAG GTTGGAGTATGAGGCGCGAAACCAGAAGAAGGAAGCCAAGGAGCTGGCCTTCCTGGAGGCCGCCAGGCGGCAGGCGGCACAACCCCTGGGGGAGCGCGATGGCGACTTCTGA
- the NPB gene encoding neuropeptide B isoform X1: MARPATLAASALALCLLLAPPGLAWYKPAAGRSSYSVGRAAGLLSGFHRSPYARRSQPPRGAEPPGRAGASPELQLHPRLLSLPLLACPRLCASRTSPRTCRGASGSPTAAGPTSARRTSSCPCAQPTASPPEPGPQTPDPDLSWHRWGTPPPPSHSGTSGPAGAGWRPRSPLFRSPRS; encoded by the exons ATGGCCCGGCCCGCGACACTGGCGGCCTCCGCCCTGGCGCTGTGCCTGCTGCTGGCGCCGCCTGGCCTCGCGTGGTACAAGCCGGCGGCGGGGCGCAGCTCCTACTCGGTGGGCCGCGCCGCGGGGCTGTTGTCCGGTTTCCACAGGTCCCCGTACGCGCGGCGCTCCCAGCCCCCCAGAGGGGCGGAACCTCCGGGCCGGGCCGGCGCCTCCCCGGAGCTGCAACTGCACCCCAGGCTGCTGAGCCTC CCTTTGCTTGCCTGCCCCAGGCTGTGTGCGTCCAGGACGTCGCCCCGAACCTGCAGAGGTGCGAGCGGCTCCCCGACGGCCGCGGGACCTACCAGTGCAAGGCGGACGTCTTCCTGTCCCTGCGCGCAGCCGACTGCCTCGCCGCCTGAGCCCGGACCCCAGACCCCAGACCCAGACCTCTCCTGGCACCGCTGGGGGACCCCGCCCCCACCGTCCCACTCGGGGACCTCAGGCCCCGCCGGCGCGGGATGGCGCCCCAGGTCTCCCCTATTCCGCTCACCCCGCAGTTAA
- the PCYT2 gene encoding ethanolamine-phosphate cytidylyltransferase isoform X2 gives MIRNGRGAAGGAQQPGLGGRRAVRVWCDGCYDMVHYGHSNQLRQARAMGDYLIVGVHTDEEIAKHKGPPVFTQEERYKMVQAIKWVDEVVPAAPYVTTLETLDKYNCDFCVHGNDITLTVDGRDTYEEVKQAGRYRECKRTQGVSTTDLVGRMLLVTKAHHSSQEMSSEYREYADSFGKCPGGRNPWTGVSQFLQTSQKIIQFASGKEPQPGETVIYVAGAFDLFHIGHVDFLEKVHRLAERPYIIAGLHFDQEVNHYKGKNYPIMNLHERTLSVLACRYVSEVVIGAPYAVTAELLSHFKVDLVCHGKTEIIPDRDGSDPYQEPKRRGIFRQIDSGSNLTTDLIVQRIITNRLEYEARNQKKEAKELAFLEAARRQAAQPLGERDGDF, from the exons ATGATCCGGAACGGGCGCGGGGCTGCAGGCGGCGCACAGCAGCCGGGCCTGGGGGGCAGGCGCGCCGTGAGGGTGTGGTGCGATGGCTG CTATGACATGGTACATTACGGCCACTCCAACCAGCTGCGCCAGGCACGGGCCATGGGCGACTACCTCATCGTAGGCGTGCACACTGATG AGGAGATCGCCAAGCACAAGGGGCCCCCGGTGTTCACTCAGGAGGAGAGATACAAGATGGTGCAGGCCATCAAATGGGTGGACGAGGTGGTGCCAGCGGCTCCCTACGTCACTACGCTAGAGACCCTGGACAAATACAACTGTGACTTCTGTGTTCATGGCA ATGACATCACCCTGACTGTAGATGGCCGGGACACCTATGAGGAAGTGAAGCAGGCTGGGAGGTACAG AGAATGCAAGCGCACGCAAGGGGTGTCCACCACAGACCTCGTGGGCCGCATGCTGCTGGTAACCAAAGCCCATCACAGCAGCCAG GAGATGTCCTCTGAGTACCGGGAGTATGCAGACAGTTTTGGCAAG TGCCCTGGTGGGCGGAACCCGTGGACCGGGGTATCCCAGTTCCTGCAGACATCTCAGAAGATCATCCAGTTTGCTTCTGGGAAGGAGCCCCAGCCAGGGGAGACAGTCATCTATGTGGCTGGTGCCTTCGACCTGTTCC ACATCGGGCACGTGGACTTCCTGGAGAAGGTGCATAGGCTGGCGGAGAGGCCCTACATCATCGCGGGCTTACACTTTGACCAG GAGGTCAATCACTACAAGGGGAAGAACTACCCCATCATGAATCTGCATGAGCGGACCCTGAGCGTGCTGGCCTGCCGG TACGTGTCAGAAGTGGTGATTGGGGCCCCGTACGCGGTCACAGCAGAGCTCCTGAGTCACTTCAAG GTGGACCTGGTGTGTCACGGCAAGACAGAAATCATCCCTGACAGGGATGGCTCCGACCCATACCAG GAGCCCAAGAGAAGGGGCATCTTCCGTCAGATTGACAGTGGCAGCAACCTCACCACAGACCTCATCGTCCAGCGGATCATCACCAACAG GTTGGAGTATGAGGCGCGAAACCAGAAGAAGGAAGCCAAGGAGCTGGCCTTCCTGGAGGCCGCCAGGCGGCAGGCGGCACAACCCCTGGGGGAGCGCGATGGCGACTTCTGA
- the NPB gene encoding neuropeptide B isoform X2: MARPATLAASALALCLLLAPPGLAWYKPAAGRSSYSVGRAAGLLSGFHRSPYARRSQPPRGAEPPGRAGASPELQLHPRLLSLAVCVQDVAPNLQRCERLPDGRGTYQCKADVFLSLRAADCLAA, translated from the exons ATGGCCCGGCCCGCGACACTGGCGGCCTCCGCCCTGGCGCTGTGCCTGCTGCTGGCGCCGCCTGGCCTCGCGTGGTACAAGCCGGCGGCGGGGCGCAGCTCCTACTCGGTGGGCCGCGCCGCGGGGCTGTTGTCCGGTTTCCACAGGTCCCCGTACGCGCGGCGCTCCCAGCCCCCCAGAGGGGCGGAACCTCCGGGCCGGGCCGGCGCCTCCCCGGAGCTGCAACTGCACCCCAGGCTGCTGAGCCTC GCTGTGTGCGTCCAGGACGTCGCCCCGAACCTGCAGAGGTGCGAGCGGCTCCCCGACGGCCGCGGGACCTACCAGTGCAAGGCGGACGTCTTCCTGTCCCTGCGCGCAGCCGACTGCCTCGCCGCCTGA
- the PCYT2 gene encoding ethanolamine-phosphate cytidylyltransferase isoform X4, producing the protein MAEEIAKHKGPPVFTQEERYKMVQAIKWVDEVVPAAPYVTTLETLDKYNCDFCVHGNDITLTVDGRDTYEEVKQAGRYRECKRTQGVSTTDLVGRMLLVTKAHHSSQEMSSEYREYADSFGKPPHPIPAGDILSSEGCSQCPGGRNPWTGVSQFLQTSQKIIQFASGKEPQPGETVIYVAGAFDLFHIGHVDFLEKVHRLAERPYIIAGLHFDQEVNHYKGKNYPIMNLHERTLSVLACRYVSEVVIGAPYAVTAELLSHFKVDLVCHGKTEIIPDRDGSDPYQEPKRRGIFRQIDSGSNLTTDLIVQRIITNRLEYEARNQKKEAKELAFLEAARRQAAQPLGERDGDF; encoded by the exons ATGGCTG AGGAGATCGCCAAGCACAAGGGGCCCCCGGTGTTCACTCAGGAGGAGAGATACAAGATGGTGCAGGCCATCAAATGGGTGGACGAGGTGGTGCCAGCGGCTCCCTACGTCACTACGCTAGAGACCCTGGACAAATACAACTGTGACTTCTGTGTTCATGGCA ATGACATCACCCTGACTGTAGATGGCCGGGACACCTATGAGGAAGTGAAGCAGGCTGGGAGGTACAG AGAATGCAAGCGCACGCAAGGGGTGTCCACCACAGACCTCGTGGGCCGCATGCTGCTGGTAACCAAAGCCCATCACAGCAGCCAG GAGATGTCCTCTGAGTACCGGGAGTATGCAGACAGTTTTGGCAAG CCCCCTCACCCGATACCCGCCGGGGACATACTTTCCTCAGAAGGCTGCTCCCAG TGCCCTGGTGGGCGGAACCCGTGGACCGGGGTATCCCAGTTCCTGCAGACATCTCAGAAGATCATCCAGTTTGCTTCTGGGAAGGAGCCCCAGCCAGGGGAGACAGTCATCTATGTGGCTGGTGCCTTCGACCTGTTCC ACATCGGGCACGTGGACTTCCTGGAGAAGGTGCATAGGCTGGCGGAGAGGCCCTACATCATCGCGGGCTTACACTTTGACCAG GAGGTCAATCACTACAAGGGGAAGAACTACCCCATCATGAATCTGCATGAGCGGACCCTGAGCGTGCTGGCCTGCCGG TACGTGTCAGAAGTGGTGATTGGGGCCCCGTACGCGGTCACAGCAGAGCTCCTGAGTCACTTCAAG GTGGACCTGGTGTGTCACGGCAAGACAGAAATCATCCCTGACAGGGATGGCTCCGACCCATACCAG GAGCCCAAGAGAAGGGGCATCTTCCGTCAGATTGACAGTGGCAGCAACCTCACCACAGACCTCATCGTCCAGCGGATCATCACCAACAG GTTGGAGTATGAGGCGCGAAACCAGAAGAAGGAAGCCAAGGAGCTGGCCTTCCTGGAGGCCGCCAGGCGGCAGGCGGCACAACCCCTGGGGGAGCGCGATGGCGACTTCTGA
- the PCYT2 gene encoding ethanolamine-phosphate cytidylyltransferase isoform X1 gives MIRNGRGAAGGAQQPGLGGRRAVRVWCDGCYDMVHYGHSNQLRQARAMGDYLIVGVHTDEEIAKHKGPPVFTQEERYKMVQAIKWVDEVVPAAPYVTTLETLDKYNCDFCVHGNDITLTVDGRDTYEEVKQAGRYRECKRTQGVSTTDLVGRMLLVTKAHHSSQEMSSEYREYADSFGKPPHPIPAGDILSSEGCSQCPGGRNPWTGVSQFLQTSQKIIQFASGKEPQPGETVIYVAGAFDLFHIGHVDFLEKVHRLAERPYIIAGLHFDQEVNHYKGKNYPIMNLHERTLSVLACRYVSEVVIGAPYAVTAELLSHFKVDLVCHGKTEIIPDRDGSDPYQEPKRRGIFRQIDSGSNLTTDLIVQRIITNRLEYEARNQKKEAKELAFLEAARRQAAQPLGERDGDF, from the exons ATGATCCGGAACGGGCGCGGGGCTGCAGGCGGCGCACAGCAGCCGGGCCTGGGGGGCAGGCGCGCCGTGAGGGTGTGGTGCGATGGCTG CTATGACATGGTACATTACGGCCACTCCAACCAGCTGCGCCAGGCACGGGCCATGGGCGACTACCTCATCGTAGGCGTGCACACTGATG AGGAGATCGCCAAGCACAAGGGGCCCCCGGTGTTCACTCAGGAGGAGAGATACAAGATGGTGCAGGCCATCAAATGGGTGGACGAGGTGGTGCCAGCGGCTCCCTACGTCACTACGCTAGAGACCCTGGACAAATACAACTGTGACTTCTGTGTTCATGGCA ATGACATCACCCTGACTGTAGATGGCCGGGACACCTATGAGGAAGTGAAGCAGGCTGGGAGGTACAG AGAATGCAAGCGCACGCAAGGGGTGTCCACCACAGACCTCGTGGGCCGCATGCTGCTGGTAACCAAAGCCCATCACAGCAGCCAG GAGATGTCCTCTGAGTACCGGGAGTATGCAGACAGTTTTGGCAAG CCCCCTCACCCGATACCCGCCGGGGACATACTTTCCTCAGAAGGCTGCTCCCAG TGCCCTGGTGGGCGGAACCCGTGGACCGGGGTATCCCAGTTCCTGCAGACATCTCAGAAGATCATCCAGTTTGCTTCTGGGAAGGAGCCCCAGCCAGGGGAGACAGTCATCTATGTGGCTGGTGCCTTCGACCTGTTCC ACATCGGGCACGTGGACTTCCTGGAGAAGGTGCATAGGCTGGCGGAGAGGCCCTACATCATCGCGGGCTTACACTTTGACCAG GAGGTCAATCACTACAAGGGGAAGAACTACCCCATCATGAATCTGCATGAGCGGACCCTGAGCGTGCTGGCCTGCCGG TACGTGTCAGAAGTGGTGATTGGGGCCCCGTACGCGGTCACAGCAGAGCTCCTGAGTCACTTCAAG GTGGACCTGGTGTGTCACGGCAAGACAGAAATCATCCCTGACAGGGATGGCTCCGACCCATACCAG GAGCCCAAGAGAAGGGGCATCTTCCGTCAGATTGACAGTGGCAGCAACCTCACCACAGACCTCATCGTCCAGCGGATCATCACCAACAG GTTGGAGTATGAGGCGCGAAACCAGAAGAAGGAAGCCAAGGAGCTGGCCTTCCTGGAGGCCGCCAGGCGGCAGGCGGCACAACCCCTGGGGGAGCGCGATGGCGACTTCTGA